In Pseudomonadota bacterium, the following are encoded in one genomic region:
- a CDS encoding secondary thiamine-phosphate synthase enzyme YjbQ gives MKASAALSFHAASLTFETPGRGTYDISERVQQVVREARIAQGICNLFVQHTSASLIVCENADPAVRGDLERFLARVVPDGDPLFSHVAEGADDMPAHIRSVLTATSLCMPVESGRCALGTWQGIYLFEHRFHGHGRRVQVSVMGIAIQS, from the coding sequence CGCCTCGTTGACGTTCGAGACACCCGGCCGAGGGACCTACGACATCAGCGAGCGCGTTCAACAGGTGGTGAGGGAAGCGCGCATTGCGCAGGGTATCTGCAACCTGTTCGTCCAGCACACCAGCGCTTCGCTGATCGTCTGCGAGAACGCGGATCCTGCCGTGCGAGGCGATCTCGAGCGCTTTCTCGCGCGCGTCGTTCCCGACGGTGACCCGCTCTTCAGTCATGTTGCCGAGGGAGCCGACGACATGCCGGCTCACATAAGGAGTGTGCTCACGGCGACATCGCTGTGCATGCCCGTCGAGAGCGGACGCTGCGCGCTGGGGACGTGGCAGGGCATCTACCTCTTCGAGCACCGCTTCCATGGCCATGGCCGGCGCGTGCAGGTAAGCGTTATGGGCATCGCTATCCAGTCCTAA